The Primulina huaijiensis isolate GDHJ02 chromosome 9, ASM1229523v2, whole genome shotgun sequence genomic interval ATCACCCCTGTTCCACAGCAGACTCTGGAAGACGTCGATCTCTTACTTCAGGGGTTCATTCAGATTCCTACATGTTTTTTGAAGGTGCCCGTTTACACagtttcttttcaaaatgattGTTTTAGTATAAATTTTGACAAGATTGGCCAGAAAATTCGAGATCATAGGTCTTTGAATCTCATGAAAGTTTGTTCCAAGTTGATTGTTATCCCTAGCGATACTAGATTGGAGTAACCGAGTTTTCATTTCTTCCCTCAGGTTCCAGGCTATATTTCCCCGTACATGTCTCGCAACGTCATCAGCTAGAAGATCCTTTATTTCAAAGATTTTGCTATAACGAGTACACTTTACACAGCTTCGACATATTAGAATGTTTAGTTTCTTATTTCGTTGACATTTTTTGCGATATTTACGAATTTCATTTGAACAactatatccatgtgatcttttATGGTTATAGGTTGACTAAAATCGAACCTATATGCTATTCCTGTAGATATATATTACGTGCTTCTACCAATGCAAAAAATTGAGGCATTGCTATTCCTATAGGCTTAAGATCACTTTAAGACAACCATACCGAAAATTTTAGATGTTTTGGTGTGAGAATATAGTTAGAAGTTTGGTTAAGACAATCAAATTTATGCTAGACGAAAGCCAACACATTTTAATACTTCAGTACGTCTTAAAGCGAAATTCTTCCTTTTTCCCCATCCAGTAAAGAACTCAAATACTGAGGAAGGGGACAGTAAACAAGGGAAGTCGGCTTTTTCCAAAGAAAAATATGGCCACTATGCTGAATTATTGACATTCATGTGGCTAGTAGCAAGCCATCTAGCTCTGAAACTAGAATAAACACACGCAAACAAATCACAATACACCAATATCAATCACACAACTCGAAAATATGTTTAAATTCACTACATAAAAATGGGAATGACTAAGAAACTCAATCATTTGTGGGCATAGAACCGGCCTTGGTAGATAGTTTTCCTAGCTAGAATACATCTCTGTAGGACAAAATCGATATGTGAACCATAAGATAGGACGGATCTTGATATGCTTAATAAATAAGATACATGGCCAGAAGCAATGAAAGACGGAGCTGGAGCACGCAAACCCGGGAAAGGTAAAGTAGCCCCACCAACTATACTGAGTTTTAAGGCTCTGACATGGCAGCAGCAGATTGCCGGAGTCTACGTTGGTGCACATCCCAGTTATACACACGAGCGATAGTAACCTGGAAAACGGTACTAGCTCAAGAAACATATAGAGCAGAAAAAATGTGACGCATGATGTGGTTTAGAGTGATTTATTACACATTCACAACTCATTTTGTAtcttttgggaaaaaaaactttcaaaattcAAGGTATTCCCTTAATTTATGATGGAACATGTAGACAAATAGGTCTGTTAGAATTGCAAAAAAGGACAACATGAATTTCTATGCATTACCAAGTCACTATTGTTTCATCCTTCGAATTTATAGTTCACCTACGCGAAACGACCTCAAAATGATAATAGCCATGCATCACCTGAGTAATAGTCACTTGATCCCTTAAAAATAGTAGATCAGCAACAAGAACTTCTAAACTTGCTTTGGCATTCTCCAAATTTTTTTGAAGCAGGGTAGCCGCCTGCACGATGAAGTTTAAAGAACTCATATATAGTCGTATGTATTGCAGGAAAACAAAAAAGTAAAAGGCCTCTTCAGATGTTAAGTAGTACCTCTTCACGTGAATATTCCAACATGACATTTGCTCCGAGCCATAGACAAACAGAATCTGTATTTTCAACACGAGCTCGGGAATAGATGCCTTCGGAGATTTCAAAATCAGCAATAATTTCCTACAATCAACAAAGAGCAAGGCACTGAACATGGGCAGCTCAAATACACAATCATGATCAAAAACGAAAGTGAAGCATattggttgaattttttttttccaaaatagaTAGGTTGATTTGAACACAAAAAGTTTTGCATTACATGcggaaaaaattaatttaaatcatatcaAACCCCAGGAGACCGGGACAAGAAAAACTGGCTTGAAGCATCTTAGCTGTAATCTCCGGTAAGTTTGTCCACTAGAGATAAACTCGAGCAACAGCCAGAAATGGTCtcaaatcatataatattttcataGGTATATGTGTGATGAGCTTTGTGACCGACATAATTGAAATAAAGTATTCGGTCGAGTAAACTAAAATCTTCCTGCATACCCTAAGAAGGCCAAATATGGATTAATTGATTCTAAACCAACACTTAAAAGGAGAATCCAAATAGTTAAACAAACTTGATGGCAAACGATATGCACGAGAGGAAGAATCTATTTGCAATTGAAGCACCTGAAATTTAAATTGTCTATTAATTTTCAGACTCACGTATCTCTCTCATACAAACAAGAAACAAGAAACGACAGCGCAAAGTAAAATAAACTTCCCCAAATTCTAAAGAATCAAGGAGTGACAAACCAATCAGCACAATAATACATCAATTGGATTTCCAGAACATAAGTATCAGGCTCAAGTCACACCAAATGCATGCATCGGTAAAATTTCTGTTTTTTTCCCTCCATGAGGGCTTGGAACAGTTTCGAAGGAAAGAGTGCAACACATATTGCTAAGTCTATTTTACTTCGAGTTAGactaaataaattttagttatATAAGCATAAATCACCAATAAACTAACAAAAGagatcatttttcattttaaagaatgcatatttttccaaaattataaattcaacctTTCTGCATTAATATTCTAATTAAATTACACATCAAAGGtccaaaaagataaa includes:
- the LOC140984014 gene encoding prefoldin subunit 3 encodes the protein MSTSASATERRGIPAAAFVEDVQTYLSQSNLDVNSALAFLQERLQQYRVVEMKLLAQQRDLQAKIPDIEKCLDAVATLQANKDTGQEIIADFEISEGIYSRARVENTDSVCLWLGANVMLEYSREEAATLLQKNLENAKASLEVLVADLLFLRDQVTITQVTIARVYNWDVHQRRLRQSAAAMSEP